In one window of Sardina pilchardus chromosome 23, fSarPil1.1, whole genome shotgun sequence DNA:
- the LOC134071551 gene encoding protocadherin-20, whose translation MVSDKRVHRLTTRGEIQGLCLLLLYISPLSCFSSLIYKIKEGLPKGTLIGAIGTDLDLDFSVDPPLLFNLAQKELNEQYVTLNNTTGELFTSAVQMDRESLCAERGEGQSCSLALDVFILPQQYFQLVKVRVLIEDVNDNRPRFPSDEIRVTVPENAPVNARFAVEQSAVDPDLGVNSVQTYWLANDFGVFTLDVEENEGGELTPFLIVTEALDRERQAEYVTDIIAEDGGSPPRLGNATLRIVISDINDNCPKFTEAQVNATVYGNATRGTQLARLHAFDSDLDANAQITYTYSERVSRDTRNLFHLNRTSGAIKLAGKIDSNTAKLYKMTVLANGPACIPDVAAVTVHVVKVLSGPPLLVPRYIAAERDGVVSLKESEPAFTPVAFFTVKNSDPRQRVECLLEGSGPFKLSPYERFKNEYLLETTEPLDYETRREYELTVVGRSVHGAVIKTVVRVQVEDENDNAPVFKQPTLEIFVEENNAPNTFLAQLQATDADSGSRGQVIYLLGSDAPTIFHLDAQVGVLTVTTSLDREEKETYRFMVRAVDHGSPRRESIAAVVITVQDRNDNSPRFINKDFTFFVPENFPGFGEIGVLSVTDADAGENGWVALSIVNGSDIFVIDTGRGALRAKTSLDREQQGTYFLSILAVDGGKPTLSCETVVTVLLLDVNDNPPIVLFPQSNQSYMLVLPSTLPGTSITEVYAVDRDTGMNAVIAYSIVKRLGGEPGSFDIDPNTGNITLRRTLSDRGLYSLLVKVSDHGQPEPLHSTIMVNLFVNETVSNESYIQSLLLRQAEIEIEESIGPRESHQWIQDRRVFPCQPVLIALSATCLGLFIMVVSLSVYISCRKLRKHRKKRPEVEIPLKMNSDMQLVDRKRMEISNI comes from the coding sequence GGTTTGTGCCTTCTGCTGCTTTACATCAgccctctctcctgcttctcATCGCTCATCTATAAGATAAAAGAAGGCTTACCCAAGGGGACTTTAATAGGGGCCATTGGCACAGACTTAGATTTGGATTTCTCCGTTGATCCCCCTCTTTTATTCAATCTGGCGCAAAAGGAGCTCAACGAGCAGTATGTGACGCTGAATAATACCACGGGGGAGCTATTCACGTCTGCAGTGCAGATGGACCGAGAGAGCCTGTGCGCGGAGCGGGGCGAGGGTCAGAGCTGCTCGCTGGCCCTGGACGTGTTCATCCTGCCGCAGCAGTACTTCCAGCTGGTCAAGGTCAGGGTCCTGATAGAGGACGTGAACGACAACCGGCCGCGCTTCCCGTCGGACGAGATCCGCGTGACGGTGCCGGAGAACGCGCCGGTGAACGCCCGCTTCGCCGTGGAGCAGTCGGCCGTGGACCCGGACCTGGGCGTCAACAGCGTCCAGACGTACTGGCTGGCCAACGACTTCGGGGTGTTCACGCTGGACGTGGAGGAGAACGAGGGGGGCGAGCTCACGCCCTTCCTCATCGTCACCGAGGCGCTGGACCGCGAGCGCCAGGCGGAGTACGTGACGGACATCATCGCGGAGGACGGCGGCTCGCCACCTCGCCTGGGGAACGCCACGCTCCGGATCGTCATCTCGGACATCAACGACAACTGCCCCAAGTTCACCGAGGCCCAGGTGAACGCGACCGTGTACGGGAACGCCACGCGTGGCACCCAGTTGGCACGGCTCCACGCCTTCGACTCGGACCTGGATGCCAACGCGCAGATCACCTACACCTACAGCGAACGAGTCTCCCGGGACACCCGCAACCTTTTCCACCTCAATCGGACGAGCGGGGCGATTAAACTGGCGGGGAAAATCGACAGCAACACCGCCAAGCTTTACAAGATGACCGTGCTGGCCAACGGACCGGCCTGCATCCCCGACGTGGCGGCGGTGACCGTCCACGTGGTCAAGGTGCTGTCGGGACCGCCGCTGCTCGTCCCGCGCTACATCGCGGCGGAGAGGGACGGCGTGGTGTCGCTCAAGGAGTCCGAGCCGGCGTTCACGCCCGTCGCCTTTTTCACGGTCAAGAACTCGGACCCGCGCCAGAGGGTGGAGTGCCTGCTGGAGGGCTCGGGCCCGTTCAAGCTCTCGCCGTACGAGCGCTTCAAGAACGAGTACCTGCTGGAGACCACCGAGCCGCTGGACTACGAGACGCGGCGGGAGTACGAGCTGACCGTCGTGGGCCGCAGCGTCCACGGCGCGGTCATCAAGACCGTGGTGAGGGTCCAGGTGGAGGACGAGAACGACAACGCGCCTGTCTTCAAGCAGCCCACGCTGGAGATCTTCGTCGAGGAGAACAACGCGCCCAACACCTTCCTCGCCCAGCTGCAGGCCACCGACGCCGACAGCGGCAGCCGAGGGCAGGTGATCTACCTGCTGGGCTCCGACGCGCCCACCATCTTCCACCTGGACGCGCAGGTGGGCGTGCTGACCGTCACCACCTCCCTGGACCGCGAGGAGAAGGAGACGTACCGGTTCATGGTGCGCGCGGTGGACCACGGCTCGCCGCGGCGGGAGAGCATCGCCGCGGTCGTCATCACCGTGCAGGACCGCAACGACAACAGCCCGCGCTTCATCAACAAGGACTTCACCTTCTTCGTGCCCGAGAACTTCCCGGGGTTCGGCGAGATCGGCGTGCTGTCGGTGACGGACGCCGACGCCGGCGAGAACGGCTGGGTGGCGCTGTCCATCGTCAACGGCAGCGACATCTTCGTCATCGACACGGGGCGCGGCGCCCTGAGGGCCAAGACGTCGCTGGACCGCGAGCAGCAGGGCACCTACTTCCTGTCCATCCTGGCCGTCGACGGCGGCAAGCCCACGCTCTCCTGCGAGACCGTGGTGACCGTGCTGCTCCTGGACGTCAACGACAACCCGCCCATCGTCCTCTTCCCCCAGTCCAACCAGTCCTACATGCTGGTGCTGCCCAGCACCTTGCCGGGCACCTCCATCACCGAGGTCTACGCCGTGGACCGGGACACGGGCATGAACGCCGTCATCGCGTACAGCATCGTCAAACGTCTGGGCGGCGAGCCGGGCTCCTTCGACATCGACCCCAACACGGGCAACATCACCCTGCGCAGGACCCTGAGCGACCGCGGCCTCTACAGCCTGCTGGTGAAGGTCAGCGATCACGGGCAGCCCGAGCCTCTCCACTCCACCATCATGGTCAACCTGTTTGTCAACGAGACGGTGAGCAACGAGAGCTACATCCAGAGCCTGCTGCTGCGGCAGGCCGAGATCGAGATCGAGGAGAGCATCGGGCCGCGGGAGTCCCACCAGTGGATCCAGGACAGACGCGTGTTCCCATGCCAACCGGTCCTGATTGCACTGTCGGCCACCTGCCTAGGACTGTTCATCATGGTGGTGTCGCTGTCTGTGTACATTAGCTGCAGAAAGCTCCGGAAACATAGAAAGAAACGACCGGAGGTGGAAATCCCATTAAAAATGAATAGTGACATGCAGCTAGTGGATCGGAAACGCATGGAGATTTCCAAcatatga